ACTGCAGGCTTACCTTTAATTGCGGTAGCAAGGTTAAATGTGTCAACAATTTCACCAGAACCAAGAACGGCTGCTGCGGTAAAATCTGGGGCTGGACGGCCTACTAATACGCTCATTATCTATCTCCATTTAATGGCTTAAACACTCAACAACGGTATATGCTTATCGCAAAATGATGATCCACCAAGCAATTACCCATACCGTTGGGACTTATATCAGTCGTATACCATACATCTAAATTAACGGACTTATAAGTCATTTCAGATGAAAGTTGGTTTACTTGCTGAAAAATAAAACATGATGACCCATTAAATAATAAGTTTCAAATATGACAAAATGATTTGATAACAAGATTTCACTCATCACTATCAACAACCACATGTTAAACAGCAAATAATTCTGAGCTAACTATCAGCAAAAAATACCTAAAAAAGCGATATGCGCTGGACAAATAGACACTAGACAGTCAAGAATAGCGGCCTCACTTACTTTTAAGAAAAATGATTATGAATGCGGTTGTTATCGCGGTTTGCTTAATGCTGTTTTTAAGCTTTATTCGAATTAACGTTGTGGTCTCACTAACCATCAGTGCTGTTGTCGCCGGTTTAGTCGGTGGATTAGATATTCATCAAACAATTGCAGCCTTTAATGATGGCCTAGGCGGCGGCGCTCAAATAGCCCTAAGCTACGCATTGCTTGGTGCATTTGCAGCAGCGTTGTCACATTCAGGCTTAACAACATTGATTTCTCATTCAATTATAAAGAAACTCGGTAAAGAACCCAATAGTAGTAATACTCAAGTTGTACGTTGGTTGTTATTGGTCACAATATTATTGATGGCAGTTTCATCACAAAATATTTTGCCTATACACATCGCTTTCATACCCATTCTTATTCCACCATTACTGCATGTCATTTCAAAGCTACATATCGACCGCCGTCTTATAGCCTGTATTCTCACATTTGGCTTGGTCACCACGTACATGATTCTACCCATCGGTTTTGGCGGTATTTTCCTCAATGATATCCTGTTGGCAAATTTAAATACAAATGGGCTAAATGCAATCCGTGAACAAATTCCTAACGCAATGCTATTACCTGCTATGGGCATGGTTGTAGGTTTACTCACCGCAATATTTATTAGTTACCGCAAACCTAGACAATATATGATTGAAGAACCAGTGGTAAGCGACAATATTGAAACCACGATAAGTCGAAAAAGCCTAGTGATATCACTCTCAGCAATAGTGGTCACTTTAATTGTTCAATTACAAACTGATTCGATGATATTTGGTGCATTAAGTGGATTTATTATCTTTCGTTTTTCTGGAATCATTAAACACGAAGTAAGCAAAGACCTGTTTAATCAAGGTGTGCACATGATGGCCAGCATCGGCTTTATTATGATTGCAGCAGCAGGCTTTGCTGCAGTAGTTAAATCTACCGGGGAAGTTGGCACACTAGTGACCTCTCTAGGTGACATCATTGGTGACAACAAAGCGTTAGCCGCATTACTGATGCTTATTGTTGGATTATTGATCACCATGGGAATTGGATCTTCGTTCTCAACCATTCCCATTATTGCCACTATTTACGTGCCTTTAGCGCTCAGTTTTGGTTTTTCTGTCGCTGCAACCATTGCGCTAGTCGGTACCGCTGCAGCGCTTGGTGACGCGGGTTCGCCAGCATCAGATTCGACACTGGGTCCCACAGCTGGTCTTAATGCCGATGGGCAACATGATCATATTCGCGACAGCGTGATCCCAACGTTTATTCACTATAATATTCCACTGCTTGTTTTTGGTTGGATCGCTGCGATGGTGCTTTAACATTCAACAGATAGCTACGGCTTATCAAGATAAAAATAAAAACGGGAGCCTCACTAAAGGCTCCCGTTTTTATGGTCTCGTACATGATATTAATCATATCGAGCCTGGGTATCTATAATCTCGGATAACGAACTATTTGGTACCGAATATCTTATCGCCCGCATCACCTAAACCTGGCAAGATATAACCTTGCTCGTTTAAGCAATCATCAATCGCAGCGGTATACAATTCAATATCAGGATGCGCGAGTTCAAGTGCTTTAATGCCTTCTGGCGCAGCAACCAAAACCAACGCTTTAATTGAAGTACAACCACGTTTTTTCAGCAGGTCGATAGTCGCAATCATTGAACCGCCAGTCGCTAACATTGGGTCAACCACTAAAGCAATACGCTCTTCAACATTACTGACTATTTTTTCAAAGTAAGGTATAGGTTGTAGTGTTTCTTCATCACGATAAATACCCACTACAGAAATACGCGCACTAGGAAGATGCTCAAGAACGCCATCCATCATACCTAAACCCGCACGAAGAATAGGCACTACGGTCACTTTCTTACCTTTAAGTTGCTCAATAGTAACAGGGCCATTCCAACCTTCAATTGTCACCGTTTCAGTTTCAAAATCAGCGGTAGCTTCGTAGGTTAATAAACTGCCAACTTCAGTGGCAAGTTCACGAAATCGTTTGGTGCTGATATCAGCTTCACGCATCAAACCGACTTTATGACGTACCAGTGGATGCTTTACTTCAACGACTTTCATTTCTTTCTCCTAGATTTCTGACTATTTCAGGCAAATTTGACAAATGTTAGTCGATTTATCCTCTCTATAAAACATAAAGTTTCAAAATTGCAGTAAATCGTGACCTAAACCAATAAAAAATAGGCAATTCATCGTTTTCTTTATAGGATAAAGTAAAAACATGGCTTCCGACTAGCAGCACAAACTGGTAGAATATTGCCGCATAAAATTCCATAAAACGATGTACCCTAGAGGATCCTCCGTGACCACTCCTACCCCCCTAAGTTACAAAGACGCCGGCGTTGATATCGATGCAGGTAATGCGTTAGTAAACAACATTAAATCTGCGGTAAAACGCACTCGCCGTCCAGAAGTTATGGGCAATTTAGGTGGTTTTGGCGCATTATGCGAATTACCAACTAAATACAAACATCCAGTGCTTGTTTCGGGCACTGATGGTGTTGGCACTAAATTAAGATTAGCCATTGATTACAAAAAGCATGACACCGTCGGTGTTGATTTAGTTGCTATGTGTGTTAATGACCTGATTGTTTCTGGCGCTGAACCGCTTTTCTTCCTCGATTACTACGCAACGGGTAAGCTTGACGTTGAAACGGCAACCTCCGTTGTTAGCGGCATTGCAGAAGGTTGTTTCCAATCTGGTTGCGCATTAATCGGTGGCGAAACGGCAGAAATGCCTGGCATGTACGAAGGCGAAGATTACGATCTTGCCGGATTTTGTGTTGGTGTTGTTGAAAAAGCAGACATCATTGATGGTACCAAAGTCAAAGCGGGTGACTCACTCATAGCACTTGGCTCAAGTGGTCCTCATTCAAATGGTTACTCACTAATCCGCAAGGTATTAGAAGTCAGCAAAGCAGACCCTCAGCAAGATCTTGCTGGTAAGCCATTAATTGACCATTTATTAGAGCCTACCAGAATTTATGTTAAGCCTTTGTTGAAGCTGATTGAACAGTCAGACATTCACGCTATGGCGCACATTACCGGTGGTGGATTCTGGGAAAATATCCCACGAGTGCTTCCTGATGATTGTAAAGCTGTAATCAAGGGTGACTCTTGGCAATGGCCAGTGGTGTTCGATTGGATAATGACAAACGGTAACATAGCACAACACGAAATGTTCCTAACATTTAACTGTGGTGTGGGTATGGTTATTGCGCTGCCAACAGACAAAGTCGATGCTGCATTGGCATTATTAACAGCAGAAGGCGAAAATGCTTGGTTGATAGGTGAAATTGCTACGCGTCAAGGTGACGAAGAGCAAGTGGAGATCATCTAATGAGCCAAAGCTGTCGTGTTGT
The nucleotide sequence above comes from Shewanella sp. Arc9-LZ. Encoded proteins:
- a CDS encoding Na+/H+ antiporter family protein — encoded protein: MNAVVIAVCLMLFLSFIRINVVVSLTISAVVAGLVGGLDIHQTIAAFNDGLGGGAQIALSYALLGAFAAALSHSGLTTLISHSIIKKLGKEPNSSNTQVVRWLLLVTILLMAVSSQNILPIHIAFIPILIPPLLHVISKLHIDRRLIACILTFGLVTTYMILPIGFGGIFLNDILLANLNTNGLNAIREQIPNAMLLPAMGMVVGLLTAIFISYRKPRQYMIEEPVVSDNIETTISRKSLVISLSAIVVTLIVQLQTDSMIFGALSGFIIFRFSGIIKHEVSKDLFNQGVHMMASIGFIMIAAAGFAAVVKSTGEVGTLVTSLGDIIGDNKALAALLMLIVGLLITMGIGSSFSTIPIIATIYVPLALSFGFSVAATIALVGTAAALGDAGSPASDSTLGPTAGLNADGQHDHIRDSVIPTFIHYNIPLLVFGWIAAMVL
- the purM gene encoding phosphoribosylformylglycinamidine cyclo-ligase, producing the protein MTTPTPLSYKDAGVDIDAGNALVNNIKSAVKRTRRPEVMGNLGGFGALCELPTKYKHPVLVSGTDGVGTKLRLAIDYKKHDTVGVDLVAMCVNDLIVSGAEPLFFLDYYATGKLDVETATSVVSGIAEGCFQSGCALIGGETAEMPGMYEGEDYDLAGFCVGVVEKADIIDGTKVKAGDSLIALGSSGPHSNGYSLIRKVLEVSKADPQQDLAGKPLIDHLLEPTRIYVKPLLKLIEQSDIHAMAHITGGGFWENIPRVLPDDCKAVIKGDSWQWPVVFDWIMTNGNIAQHEMFLTFNCGVGMVIALPTDKVDAALALLTAEGENAWLIGEIATRQGDEEQVEII
- the upp gene encoding uracil phosphoribosyltransferase, producing the protein MKVVEVKHPLVRHKVGLMREADISTKRFRELATEVGSLLTYEATADFETETVTIEGWNGPVTIEQLKGKKVTVVPILRAGLGMMDGVLEHLPSARISVVGIYRDEETLQPIPYFEKIVSNVEERIALVVDPMLATGGSMIATIDLLKKRGCTSIKALVLVAAPEGIKALELAHPDIELYTAAIDDCLNEQGYILPGLGDAGDKIFGTK